The Colias croceus chromosome 3, ilColCroc2.1 genome includes a region encoding these proteins:
- the LOC123705884 gene encoding zinc finger and BTB domain-containing protein 14-like codes for MNNAPQFSLRWNNYVSHVTEAFNTLRFENDLVDVTLCCDGGKIKAHKMLLSACSNYFKQIFKENPCQHPVIIFRNFKYDDLNAIINFMYHGEVNIFQEQLESFLITAELLEVKGLTDNLEDEGYKNQLKISDSASLDLTKSRPETSVATSVDEPINLATLHPSRDENVQSNPLPIPTEQDDDGLDLQLDSNKELVNPKVRPSVPPGDEMQIDIQSTSAEDLSEKNNSESDLAKFRCQLCPKGFKHPTSLTLHKDSHAGKTQCPVCRRSFSRSYDMRSHLQRIHQGKQLTIKAIAAKQFPNNI; via the exons atgaataatgcaCCACAGTTTTCACTACGATGGAATAATTATGTTAGCCACGTTACAGAAGCTTTTAATACTTTACGGTTTGAGAATGATTTAGTGGATGTGACCTTATGTTGTGATGGTGGTAAAATTAAGGCTCATAAAATGCTGTTATCAGCATGTAGTAACTATTTCAAGCAGATATTTAAAGAGAATCCATGTCAACATCCTGTTATTATATtcagaaattttaaatacgatGATCTTAACGCaatcataaattttatgtatcaCGGTGAAGTTAATATATTTCAAGAGCAGCTGGAATCATTTCTCATAACAGCAGAACTTCTAGAAGTTAAGGGTTTGACTGATAATTTAGAAGATGAAGGTTATAAGAATCAGCTAAAGATTTCTGACAGTGCTTCCTTGGATTTGACAAAATCGAGACCAGAGACATCAGTTGCGACATCTGTAGATGAACCTATAAATTTAGCAACTTTACATCCCAGCAGAGATGAAAATGTTCAAAGCAATCCACTGCCAATACCCACTGAACAGGATGATGATGGACTTGATTTACAATTGGACTCAAATAAAGAATTAGTTAACCCGAAAGTAAGACCTTCTGTCCCACCTGGAGATGAAATGCAAATTGACATTCAATCTACATCAGCTGAGGATTTATCAGAGAAAAATAATTCTG AATCGGATCTAGCCAAGTTTCGCTGTCAATTATGTCCAAAAGGCTTTAAGCACCCTACTTCATTGACGCTACATAAAGATTCACATGCTGGTAAAACTCAATGTCCTGTTTGCCGACGCTCTTTTTCAAGATCTTATGATATGAGGAGTCATCTCCAAAGGATTCATCAAGGAAAACAACTGACAATAAAAGCAATTGCTGCAAAACAATTTCCTAACAATATTTAG